A single region of the Streptomyces sp. NBC_00425 genome encodes:
- a CDS encoding response regulator transcription factor, which yields MTGVRLLIADDHVVVRAGLRALLEGEPGIEVVGEAGSGEEAVRLAREVTPDVVLMDLRFAGAGRGMDGVEAVRRLTAESPGLPVVMLTSYAGRADVVRALEAGARGYVLKAGPPEELFRAVRGVAAGGMGLTSEIVEGLVGRVIGDRTDLTQRELDVVRLMAEGHGNRSIAEALFLSEATVKTHLVRVYRKLGVDNRAAAVSEAARRGLIDLSP from the coding sequence GTGACCGGAGTGCGGCTGCTGATCGCCGACGACCATGTGGTCGTCCGCGCGGGCCTGCGGGCGCTGCTGGAGGGCGAGCCCGGCATCGAGGTGGTCGGGGAGGCCGGCAGCGGCGAGGAGGCCGTGCGTCTGGCGCGGGAGGTCACGCCCGACGTCGTCCTGATGGATCTGCGGTTCGCGGGCGCCGGCCGCGGCATGGACGGCGTCGAGGCGGTCCGGCGGCTGACGGCCGAGTCGCCGGGCCTGCCGGTGGTCATGCTGACCAGTTACGCGGGTCGGGCGGACGTCGTGCGCGCGCTGGAGGCCGGTGCACGCGGGTACGTGTTGAAGGCCGGGCCGCCCGAGGAGCTCTTCCGTGCCGTGCGCGGCGTGGCCGCCGGCGGCATGGGTCTGACGTCGGAGATCGTCGAGGGTCTCGTCGGCCGGGTGATCGGCGACCGGACCGATCTGACGCAACGTGAGCTGGACGTCGTCCGGCTGATGGCGGAGGGGCACGGCAACCGCTCCATCGCGGAGGCTCTCTTCCTGAGCGAGGCGACGGTCAAGACGCATCTGGTGCGCGTCTATCGCAAACTCGGGGTCGACAACCGGGCGGCAGCCGTCTCGGAGGCGGCTCGCAGGGGCCTGATCGACCTCTCGCCCTGA
- a CDS encoding sensor histidine kinase: MTDHVSVRTLSSARRGALSTLDRVPHLVFFSVVGAASVRLVREPNELCTEIVAVSGLLAVVYAAGLMMWSSFGRPARRLWVSTLLLLWTALMVLNPPPLAAAYAWCGVPLACLVLRALGRRGATVALAGITAVLFGRLSHQAGGFDAELVLIPVAAVWGTVTLYRTMQRDAAERQRLLAELRGTRRVLAAEQRRAGALAERERIARDLHDTLAQELAGHLMLLHAAERDLTERPDAARDRVRAAVDGLDAGLAETRRIIHDLTPSAVVESGLEDSLRLLCGRAQQEGTARCVTFRSVGARPAEVSVESAATLFRIAQSSLANVREHARAGNVLVTLRQRQGTLELELLDDGIGFVPDAAVAAAARGRGLGLPAARARLRELDGDLHVDSAPGRGTRIRAVVASRRRSGRALPAATAVNR; this comes from the coding sequence GTGACCGACCACGTCTCCGTCCGCACCCTGTCGTCGGCCCGCCGCGGCGCCCTGTCGACGCTGGACCGCGTCCCGCATCTCGTCTTCTTCTCCGTCGTCGGCGCCGCGTCGGTCCGCCTCGTCCGTGAGCCGAACGAGCTGTGCACGGAGATCGTGGCCGTCAGCGGACTGCTCGCAGTGGTCTATGCGGCGGGCCTCATGATGTGGAGCAGTTTCGGCCGGCCGGCCCGCCGTCTGTGGGTGAGCACCCTGCTGCTGCTCTGGACCGCGCTCATGGTTCTCAACCCGCCGCCCCTGGCCGCCGCCTACGCCTGGTGCGGTGTGCCGCTGGCCTGCCTGGTCCTGCGCGCCCTCGGCCGGCGCGGCGCGACGGTCGCGCTGGCCGGCATCACCGCGGTGCTGTTCGGCCGGCTGAGCCACCAGGCGGGGGGATTCGACGCCGAGCTGGTCCTGATCCCGGTGGCGGCCGTATGGGGGACCGTGACGTTGTACCGCACGATGCAGCGGGACGCGGCGGAGCGTCAGCGGCTGCTGGCGGAGCTGCGCGGGACGCGGCGCGTCCTGGCGGCCGAGCAGCGCAGGGCGGGCGCGCTGGCGGAGCGTGAGCGGATCGCCAGGGATCTGCACGACACTCTCGCGCAGGAGCTCGCCGGCCATCTGATGCTGCTGCACGCCGCGGAACGGGATCTGACGGAACGTCCGGACGCCGCGCGCGACCGGGTCCGCGCGGCCGTCGACGGTCTGGACGCGGGCCTCGCGGAGACCCGGCGGATCATTCACGACCTCACGCCGTCCGCCGTGGTCGAGTCCGGCCTCGAGGACTCGTTGAGACTTCTGTGCGGCCGCGCACAGCAGGAGGGGACGGCCCGGTGCGTGACGTTCCGTTCGGTGGGGGCTCGCCCCGCGGAGGTGAGCGTGGAATCGGCGGCCACGCTCTTCCGGATCGCCCAGAGCTCGCTCGCCAACGTCAGGGAGCACGCGCGCGCCGGGAACGTGCTGGTGACGCTTCGTCAGCGGCAGGGCACCCTCGAGCTGGAACTGCTGGACGACGGCATCGGTTTCGTCCCCGACGCCGCCGTCGCTGCCGCGGCACGGGGCCGGGGCCTCGGTCTGCCGGCGGCTCGGGCCCGGCTGCGCGAGCTGGACGGTGACCTGCACGTCGACAGCGCTCCTGGTCGGGGCACGCGGATACGGGCCGTGGTCGCGTCCCGACGCAGGTCGGGCCGTGCGCTGCCCGCGGCCACGGCCGTGAACCGGTGA
- a CDS encoding ABC transporter substrate-binding protein: MSSFLSRRHVLATGAGAALGLGTAGANAAPAAAAPTSARRAAGAGAEEKRTLDELYRAAVAEGGRLVVYAGGDTPTQQDFTKAAFRSRFPDIDLTLIVDYSKYHDVRLDNQFATGSVVPDVMQLQTLQDFTRWKDQGRLLHYRPAGFSQVHDGFKDPEGAWVAVSALAFSFMYGPAAAGAHPPRTPLDLVDPRWKGRIASSYPHDDDAVLYLYSLYVRKYGWQWAAKLAAQDVRFARGSHSPGAAVVAGEKAIGIGGAGTLTAPSSSPVRFVVADGHPFMSWGQRAAILKQAAHPTAAKLFLNWQLSLDVQNGSFNGWSVRTDVTPPSGLKRIWEYPNGNLDGFPRFMADRAQVERWKQTFALYFGEVQGEPTPGRLGLHPGA; this comes from the coding sequence GTGTCCAGTTTTCTCAGCAGACGACATGTCCTCGCCACCGGCGCCGGCGCCGCTCTCGGCCTCGGCACGGCAGGCGCGAACGCGGCCCCGGCGGCCGCCGCCCCCACCTCCGCCCGACGCGCGGCCGGAGCCGGGGCCGAGGAGAAAAGGACGCTCGACGAGCTGTACCGGGCCGCCGTCGCGGAAGGCGGCCGGCTCGTGGTCTACGCCGGCGGGGACACCCCCACCCAGCAGGACTTCACGAAGGCCGCGTTCCGCAGCCGCTTCCCGGACATCGACCTGACGCTCATCGTCGACTACAGCAAGTACCACGACGTCCGCCTCGACAACCAGTTCGCGACCGGCAGCGTGGTGCCGGACGTCATGCAGCTCCAGACCCTCCAGGACTTCACGCGCTGGAAGGACCAGGGCCGTCTGCTGCACTACCGGCCCGCCGGGTTCTCCCAGGTGCACGACGGCTTCAAGGACCCCGAGGGCGCGTGGGTGGCCGTCTCCGCCCTCGCCTTCAGCTTCATGTACGGCCCGGCGGCGGCCGGCGCCCACCCGCCGCGCACCCCGCTCGACCTCGTCGACCCCCGGTGGAAGGGGCGGATCGCCTCCTCGTACCCGCACGACGACGACGCGGTGCTGTACCTGTACTCCCTGTACGTGCGCAAGTACGGGTGGCAGTGGGCGGCGAAGCTCGCCGCCCAGGACGTGCGCTTCGCCCGGGGCAGCCACTCGCCCGGGGCGGCCGTGGTCGCCGGCGAGAAGGCGATCGGCATCGGCGGCGCGGGCACGCTGACCGCGCCGTCGTCCTCACCGGTCCGCTTCGTCGTCGCCGACGGCCACCCGTTCATGTCGTGGGGGCAGCGCGCGGCGATCCTCAAGCAGGCCGCCCATCCCACGGCCGCCAAGCTGTTCCTCAACTGGCAGCTGTCTTTGGATGTGCAGAACGGCTCCTTCAACGGCTGGTCCGTGCGCACCGACGTCACCCCGCCCAGCGGTCTGAAGCGGATCTGGGAGTACCCGAACGGCAACCTGGACGGCTTCCCCCGCTTCATGGCGGACCGGGCGCAGGTCGAGCGCTGGAAGCAGACCTTCGCCCTGTACTTCGGCGAGGTCCAGGGCGAGCCGACGCCCGGCCGGCTGGGGCTGCACCCGGGGGCGTAG
- a CDS encoding PP2C family protein-serine/threonine phosphatase, producing MGAAWSAPCPVLVVDAGGTLVEANPAAHSLFSHQSGNDFAEGGLPHWLATAHGSLRATGTPSAAAASGAVAGRTFAAHPSPGEGGSVVWWLVEDTDLRSVQQALLGERERTALLADISGALLSSLNVDRCTEVTARMAADHLADAAVIVAPARGRRHSLTYARAGGALSRTVAQVDAAAVPGLAEALQGFPPVPTRWIDPDGLPEWALPPGFDGPIGSVIITPLPGHGVPAGVLILLRAGTRRAFTDGEEVFAGLFAARAGAALSAARLYAEQATITATLLRELLPPRLERVHGVEYAGAFRASQDHELVGGDFYDVHPGADPTKETFVVLGDVAGKGLEAAVLTGKIRSVLHALLPLSGDHRQVLTLLNNALLDSHHTRFATLVLASVRRRADQVELRLTSAGHLPPLIIRGDGRVEEADTGGTLVGALPEITARSADVVLAPGETCLLYTDGVTEARGGPLGDQLYGEARLQAALRECARMPAGAVVERVQMLAAQWLGDGSHDDLATLAITNSAVGDGPGRVVDGHRDRPARRARR from the coding sequence ATGGGCGCCGCGTGGAGCGCCCCCTGCCCCGTGCTCGTCGTCGACGCCGGCGGGACCCTCGTCGAAGCGAACCCCGCGGCCCACAGCCTGTTCTCCCACCAGTCCGGAAACGACTTCGCCGAGGGCGGCCTGCCGCACTGGCTCGCGACGGCGCACGGCAGCCTGCGAGCGACCGGAACACCGTCGGCCGCTGCCGCCTCCGGCGCGGTCGCGGGCCGCACCTTCGCGGCACATCCCTCGCCCGGTGAGGGCGGGAGCGTGGTGTGGTGGCTGGTGGAGGACACCGATCTCCGCTCGGTCCAGCAGGCGCTGCTCGGCGAACGCGAACGCACGGCACTGCTCGCCGACATCTCCGGCGCGCTGCTGTCGTCACTGAACGTGGACCGCTGCACGGAGGTGACGGCGAGGATGGCCGCCGATCATCTGGCCGACGCGGCGGTCATCGTCGCCCCGGCCCGAGGACGCCGACATTCGCTGACGTACGCGCGGGCGGGCGGCGCGCTCTCCCGGACGGTTGCGCAGGTCGATGCGGCGGCGGTGCCCGGACTCGCGGAGGCGTTGCAGGGCTTCCCGCCCGTCCCCACCCGCTGGATCGACCCTGACGGCCTGCCGGAGTGGGCCCTCCCGCCCGGTTTCGACGGCCCGATCGGATCGGTGATCATCACGCCGCTGCCCGGGCACGGGGTCCCGGCCGGAGTGCTGATACTGCTGCGCGCCGGCACCCGCCGTGCCTTCACAGACGGCGAGGAGGTCTTCGCCGGGCTCTTCGCCGCGCGGGCCGGCGCGGCCCTGTCCGCGGCGCGTCTGTACGCGGAGCAGGCGACCATCACGGCCACACTGCTGCGGGAGTTGCTGCCCCCGCGGCTGGAACGGGTCCACGGCGTGGAGTACGCGGGCGCCTTCCGGGCGTCGCAGGACCACGAACTCGTCGGCGGTGACTTCTACGACGTCCACCCCGGCGCGGACCCGACGAAGGAGACGTTCGTCGTCCTCGGCGACGTGGCCGGCAAGGGGCTGGAGGCCGCCGTGCTGACCGGGAAGATCCGCAGCGTGCTGCATGCGCTCCTGCCGCTGTCCGGCGACCACCGGCAGGTCCTCACCCTCCTGAACAACGCGCTCCTCGACTCCCACCACACGCGGTTCGCGACGCTGGTGCTGGCCTCCGTGCGCCGCCGGGCGGATCAGGTGGAACTGCGGCTGACCAGCGCCGGGCATCTGCCGCCGCTGATCATTCGCGGCGACGGCCGGGTCGAGGAGGCCGACACCGGCGGAACCCTGGTGGGCGCACTGCCCGAGATCACCGCACGCAGCGCCGACGTGGTCCTGGCGCCGGGGGAGACGTGCCTGCTGTACACGGACGGCGTCACCGAGGCCCGCGGCGGCCCGCTCGGCGACCAGCTCTACGGCGAGGCCCGGCTGCAGGCGGCCCTGCGGGAGTGCGCGCGGATGCCCGCCGGGGCGGTGGTGGAACGGGTGCAGATGCTGGCCGCGCAGTGGCTGGGCGACGGCAGTCACGACGACCTCGCCACCCTCGCGATCACCAACTCCGCCGTCGGGGACGGCCCGGGCCGCGTCGTCGACGGGCACCGGGACCGACCTGCGCGCCGAGCACGGCGGTGA
- a CDS encoding cobalamin B12-binding domain-containing protein has product MTAGAGTGTDPTALSARLWAAVIGRDESAAVRMVTAAADAGADEEALLLDVVAGVQQRVGAEWAADRISVAEEHAASAITDRIVAALAHRRPVPSGPHERGRITVACVDGEWHFLPARLLAEVLVRRGWRVDFLGAHTPTPHLVAHVHRANPVAVLLSASIPTHLPAAHKAVTAVQSLGVPVMVGGAAFGPDGRYARLVQADGWAPDARTAADRLARGVTPPRTDRRHGIHDLSHLADQEYTLVKGSRTTLVRSCLSDLDERLPAMRSYTPAQRERTAEDLAHIVDFLATALYVDDADLFTTFTTWSAGILTARGVPAHSLRLGLGVLAERLHDFPRALTFLRTALDALPATPAHRERR; this is encoded by the coding sequence GTGACGGCGGGCGCCGGGACCGGCACGGACCCGACGGCGCTGTCGGCCCGGCTGTGGGCCGCCGTGATCGGCAGGGACGAGTCGGCCGCCGTACGGATGGTGACCGCGGCGGCCGACGCGGGAGCGGACGAGGAGGCGCTGTTGCTGGACGTCGTCGCCGGTGTGCAGCAACGCGTGGGAGCGGAGTGGGCCGCCGACCGGATCAGCGTGGCCGAGGAGCACGCCGCCAGCGCGATCACCGACCGGATCGTCGCGGCTCTCGCCCACCGCCGTCCCGTACCGTCCGGGCCGCACGAGCGGGGGCGGATCACGGTGGCCTGCGTCGACGGCGAGTGGCACTTCCTCCCCGCCCGGCTGCTCGCCGAGGTGCTCGTCCGGCGGGGCTGGCGGGTGGACTTCCTCGGCGCCCACACCCCCACCCCGCATCTCGTCGCGCACGTGCACCGGGCCAACCCCGTCGCCGTGCTGCTGTCGGCCTCGATCCCCACCCATCTGCCCGCCGCGCACAAGGCGGTGACCGCCGTGCAGTCCCTCGGCGTCCCCGTCATGGTCGGCGGCGCCGCGTTCGGCCCGGACGGGCGCTACGCCCGCCTCGTCCAGGCCGACGGCTGGGCCCCCGACGCCCGCACCGCCGCGGACCGCCTGGCCCGGGGAGTCACCCCGCCACGGACGGACCGGCGCCATGGGATCCATGACCTTTCGCACCTCGCCGACCAGGAGTACACCCTCGTCAAGGGCAGCCGGACCACCCTGGTCCGGAGTTGCCTGTCGGACCTGGACGAGCGCTTGCCCGCCATGCGCTCCTACACGCCCGCCCAGCGTGAACGCACCGCGGAAGACCTCGCCCACATCGTCGACTTCCTGGCCACCGCCCTCTACGTCGACGACGCCGACCTGTTCACGACGTTCACCACGTGGAGCGCCGGCATCCTCACCGCCCGCGGGGTGCCCGCCCACAGCCTGCGTCTCGGGCTGGGCGTCCTGGCCGAGCGGCTCCACGACTTCCCCCGCGCGCTCACGTTCCTCCGCACGGCCCTCGACGCCCTGCCCGCGACGCCCGCCCACCGGGAACGGCGGTGA
- a CDS encoding DUF5914 domain-containing protein: MSPDRHPRRGRLPLSLRRRPVAWERQRPTWREARPAVIARALKRAQARPSGNWYVVGASRDVGDDRPLARTIAGREIVVWRDASGRLVAGPGICPHLGAPLRDSPVRCGALVCHWHGLALRGGPFAGWDPLPAHDDGVLVWVRLDDVGGEPPLEAPVVPARPALAGAVSAVYVGVGTCEPEDVVANRLDPWHGAWFHPYSFVDLTVVDAPATQARSTAEARGTKEAHGTTEANATQAHDAEGQDGEGQDAFTVDVSFKLAGRLVVPVRAVFTAPEPRTVVMRITEGEGLGSVVETHATPLGSDDRGRPRTAVVEAVVAASDRPGFGVARALSPLLRPLVRAAAGRLWRDDLAYAERRWQLRSTGRFPG; the protein is encoded by the coding sequence GTGAGCCCTGACCGTCACCCGCGCCGCGGACGTCTTCCGCTGTCGCTGCGCAGGCGTCCGGTCGCCTGGGAGCGACAGCGTCCGACCTGGCGCGAGGCCCGTCCGGCGGTGATCGCCCGGGCGCTCAAACGTGCGCAGGCCCGTCCGTCGGGCAACTGGTACGTGGTGGGCGCGAGCCGGGACGTCGGCGACGACCGACCCCTGGCCCGCACGATCGCCGGACGGGAGATCGTCGTCTGGCGCGACGCCTCGGGCCGGCTCGTCGCCGGGCCGGGAATCTGCCCGCACCTGGGGGCGCCGCTGCGCGACAGCCCCGTGCGGTGCGGCGCCTTGGTCTGCCACTGGCACGGACTCGCCCTGCGCGGCGGGCCGTTCGCGGGCTGGGACCCCCTGCCCGCGCACGACGACGGCGTGCTGGTGTGGGTGCGCCTGGACGACGTGGGCGGCGAGCCTCCTCTCGAAGCGCCGGTGGTGCCGGCCAGGCCCGCACTGGCGGGCGCGGTGTCCGCGGTCTACGTGGGCGTCGGCACGTGTGAGCCGGAGGACGTCGTGGCCAACCGGCTGGATCCGTGGCACGGCGCCTGGTTCCACCCCTACTCCTTCGTCGACCTGACCGTCGTCGACGCTCCCGCGACGCAGGCGCGGAGCACGGCGGAGGCACGGGGGACGAAGGAGGCGCACGGGACGACGGAGGCGAACGCCACACAGGCGCACGACGCGGAGGGGCAGGACGGAGAGGGGCAGGACGCCTTCACCGTCGACGTCTCGTTCAAGCTCGCCGGCCGGCTGGTGGTGCCGGTCCGTGCGGTGTTCACCGCTCCCGAGCCGCGCACGGTCGTCATGCGCATCACCGAGGGCGAGGGCCTGGGCTCGGTGGTGGAGACGCACGCGACGCCGCTCGGGAGCGACGACCGGGGCAGGCCGCGTACCGCGGTGGTGGAGGCCGTGGTGGCAGCGTCGGACCGCCCCGGCTTCGGCGTGGCGCGCGCGTTGTCGCCGCTGCTTCGTCCGCTCGTTCGTGCCGCCGCCGGACGACTGTGGCGTGACGACCTGGCCTACGCGGAGAGGCGCTGGCAACTGCGCTCGACGGGACGTTTCCCCGGCTGA
- a CDS encoding phytoene/squalene synthase family protein yields MTARELDAARITEPALRAAYAQCRRLNARHGRTYFLATRLLPVERRPAVHALYGFARWADDIVDSLEPGVPVHRRAADLTRLQERLHRGLRDGRSTEPVVLALADTARRYAIDHRHFHDFMASMRSDLEVTDYPTYADLRAYMHGSAAVIGLQMLPILGTVVPREEAAPHAAALGVAFQLSNFLRDAGEDLDRGRVYLPADLLSAHGVDRELLHWSRSTGRRDPRIRAALEAFAHLTRGVYREAAPGIAMLDPVSRPCIRTAFVLYGGILDAVADDGYTVLHRRAVVPRRRRAAVAADGLVRLLAARAAARPGRRTVLPPLSASAGRRPTASGSAAETLQEEVV; encoded by the coding sequence ATGACCGCCCGGGAACTGGACGCGGCCCGCATCACCGAACCGGCGCTGCGCGCGGCCTACGCACAGTGCCGTCGGCTCAACGCCCGGCACGGCAGGACGTACTTCCTCGCCACCCGGCTGCTCCCCGTGGAACGCCGTCCCGCCGTCCACGCTCTCTACGGCTTCGCCCGCTGGGCCGACGACATCGTCGACTCACTGGAACCCGGCGTCCCCGTCCATCGCCGCGCGGCCGACCTCACCCGCCTCCAGGAGCGCCTGCACCGCGGGCTCCGGGACGGCCGCAGCACCGAGCCGGTGGTCCTCGCGCTCGCCGACACGGCGCGGCGTTACGCCATCGACCACCGGCACTTCCACGACTTCATGGCGTCCATGCGCAGCGACCTGGAGGTCACCGACTACCCGACCTACGCCGACCTGCGCGCCTACATGCACGGCTCGGCCGCGGTGATCGGGCTGCAGATGCTGCCGATCCTGGGCACCGTGGTCCCCCGCGAGGAAGCGGCCCCGCACGCCGCGGCCCTGGGGGTCGCCTTCCAGCTGAGCAACTTCCTGCGCGACGCGGGCGAGGACCTCGACCGCGGGCGCGTCTACCTGCCCGCCGACCTGCTGTCCGCGCACGGCGTGGACCGCGAGCTGCTGCACTGGAGCCGGAGCACCGGCCGCCGCGACCCGCGGATCCGCGCGGCCCTGGAAGCCTTCGCGCACCTGACCCGCGGCGTCTACCGCGAGGCGGCGCCGGGGATCGCCATGCTCGACCCGGTGTCCCGTCCCTGCATCCGCACCGCGTTCGTGCTGTACGGCGGCATCCTGGACGCCGTCGCCGACGACGGATACACGGTGTTGCACCGCCGGGCCGTGGTCCCGCGGCGACGGCGGGCCGCGGTGGCCGCCGACGGGCTGGTGCGTCTGCTCGCCGCCCGCGCCGCCGCCCGCCCCGGCCGCCGGACGGTGCTTCCCCCCTTGTCCGCGTCCGCCGGACGACGGCCCACGGCGTCCGGGAGCGCCGCGGAGACCCTTCAAGAGGAGGTCGTGTGA
- a CDS encoding phytoene desaturase — translation MTRTVPGPTDHVVVIGAGLSGLAATLHLLGAGRRVTLLERDTLPGGRAGRLERAGYRIDTGPTVLTMPDLADEAFAAVGENLRDRVDLIPLHPAYRAQFADGSGLDVHTDPQAMEAEVERFAGVAEAAGYRRLRAWLERLYRAQMRRFIDANFDSPFQLLTPDLARLAALGGFGRLDARIGRHLRDERLRRVFSFQALYAGVTPARALAAYAVIAYMDTVAGVYFPRGGMHALPRAMADAAAKAGADLRFGQDVARLERSAGRVTAVVTGQDRIACDAVVLTPDLPVSYALLGRTPHRPLGIRHAPSAVVLHAGTDRTWPGLAHHTLSFGARWHRTFDELTREGRLMSDPSLLITRPTATDPTLAPPGRHLHYILAPCPNTDIGPDAAAWSDLAPRYRDSVLRELERRGLHGIADAVEEEVLVTPADWTAQGHAAGTPFSAAHTFAQTGPFRPRNLVRGTDNAVLAGCGTTPGVGVPTVLLSGKLAAARITGRHAPPGPRRGRTPSTTAVAPAVSPLQEGARP, via the coding sequence ATGACCAGAACCGTTCCCGGACCCACGGATCACGTCGTGGTGATCGGCGCCGGGCTCTCCGGCCTCGCGGCCACGCTGCACCTGCTCGGCGCGGGGCGCCGGGTCACCCTGCTCGAACGCGACACGCTGCCCGGAGGCCGCGCCGGACGCCTGGAGCGTGCCGGCTACCGCATCGACACCGGGCCCACCGTGCTGACCATGCCCGACCTCGCCGACGAGGCGTTCGCGGCGGTCGGCGAGAACCTTCGCGACCGCGTCGACCTCATTCCCCTGCACCCCGCCTACCGGGCGCAGTTCGCCGACGGCAGCGGCCTCGACGTGCACACCGATCCGCAGGCGATGGAGGCGGAGGTCGAGCGCTTCGCGGGCGTCGCGGAAGCCGCGGGGTACCGACGGCTGCGCGCGTGGCTGGAGCGGTTGTACCGGGCGCAGATGCGGCGCTTCATCGACGCCAACTTCGACTCCCCCTTCCAGTTGCTGACCCCGGACCTGGCCCGGCTCGCCGCCCTCGGCGGATTCGGACGGCTGGACGCGAGGATCGGCCGTCATCTGCGCGACGAACGGCTGCGCCGCGTCTTCTCCTTCCAGGCGCTGTACGCCGGAGTCACGCCGGCGCGGGCCCTGGCCGCGTACGCCGTCATCGCCTACATGGACACCGTCGCCGGCGTGTACTTCCCCCGCGGAGGCATGCACGCCCTGCCGCGGGCCATGGCGGACGCCGCCGCGAAGGCCGGCGCCGATCTGCGGTTCGGCCAGGACGTCGCCCGGCTGGAACGCTCCGCCGGCCGGGTCACCGCCGTCGTCACCGGCCAGGACCGCATCGCCTGCGACGCCGTCGTCCTGACCCCGGATCTGCCCGTCTCCTACGCGCTCCTCGGCCGCACACCGCACCGCCCCCTGGGCATCCGGCACGCGCCGTCGGCCGTCGTCCTGCACGCCGGAACCGACCGCACCTGGCCCGGACTCGCCCACCACACCCTGTCGTTCGGAGCGCGGTGGCACCGAACCTTCGACGAACTCACCCGCGAGGGGCGCCTGATGAGCGACCCGTCGCTGCTCATCACCCGTCCCACCGCCACCGACCCGACGCTCGCCCCGCCCGGCCGCCACCTCCACTACATCCTGGCCCCCTGCCCGAACACCGACATCGGGCCGGACGCCGCCGCCTGGAGCGACCTCGCGCCGCGGTACCGCGACAGCGTCCTGCGGGAACTCGAACGGCGCGGACTCCACGGCATCGCCGACGCCGTGGAGGAGGAGGTCCTCGTCACTCCCGCCGACTGGACGGCCCAGGGGCACGCGGCCGGCACGCCGTTCTCGGCCGCCCACACCTTCGCCCAGACCGGCCCCTTCCGGCCGCGCAACCTCGTCCGCGGCACCGACAACGCCGTGCTGGCGGGCTGCGGCACCACACCCGGGGTCGGCGTACCCACCGTGCTGCTGTCCGGCAAGCTCGCCGCGGCACGGATCACCGGCCGGCACGCACCCCCCGGACCGCGGCGCGGGCGCACCCCCTCCACGACGGCGGTCGCGCCGGCCGTGTCGCCCCTGCAGGAAGGAGCGCGCCCATGA